Proteins co-encoded in one Spirosoma endbachense genomic window:
- a CDS encoding xanthine dehydrogenase family protein molybdopterin-binding subunit produces MQEKNKLTGTPVSRIDGILKVTGKADYSTDHPVKNVAYAVLFKSTIAAGTIIDIDTSAAEKSPGVLAVITHKNAPKLNVKGGLRGGALLQSPVIEFNGLHIGLVVAETFEQARYASRLIKVDYEKATAKVDFSKLANQAVPPKDPAEEKRGDAKAALSTAAYTIEEVYATPIEHHHPLEPHATIAEWNGDHVTLYNSSQIVNGAQNAAAATLNLKPENVRIVSPYIGGGFGSKGGQWANLVLAAVAAKAVNRPVKLALTRQQMVNSVGLRQRNFQKVSLAATKDGKLIALAHEITTHSAIQTEFVEPCGDCSKIMYDVPNALISYRVVPMHMILPTYTRGPGKSTGSFALESAMDELAYKLKMDPIEFRIKNEPTRDPSNGKPWSSRKTVQCLQEGAKAFGWEKRKPEPRQNQQGNYLIGYGVACGTYPAHQRPSSALVKLKREGSDVRATIELAAADLGTGTYTILAQTAADALGMPLSKISVKIGDSDLPPAAGSVGSVGATSYANSVNDACQKLMDELVAKSGKQYFVRPSATQLMISENISAYQTRVDSKAMEGAEAYSSHSFNANFAEVRVNMSTGMVRVSRFLAVTGAGKILNPKTARSQIIGGNVWGIGMALTEESVIDPRWGNFVTRSFADYHVPSNLDIGSMEAIFIREEDTLANKLGVKGIGEVGIVGVAAAVANAVFNATGKRVRELPITPDKLL; encoded by the coding sequence ATGCAAGAAAAAAATAAGCTAACCGGAACACCTGTCAGCCGTATCGACGGAATCTTGAAGGTGACTGGCAAAGCGGATTATTCCACAGATCACCCGGTTAAGAATGTCGCTTATGCGGTTCTGTTCAAAAGCACGATTGCGGCAGGAACGATCATAGACATCGACACCTCCGCTGCTGAGAAATCACCGGGTGTTCTGGCGGTGATCACCCACAAAAATGCGCCTAAACTCAATGTAAAAGGGGGCCTCCGCGGGGGTGCATTGCTGCAAAGTCCCGTAATCGAATTTAACGGCCTGCACATAGGTCTGGTCGTTGCCGAAACGTTTGAACAGGCTCGATATGCCTCCCGTCTGATCAAGGTAGACTATGAAAAGGCAACGGCTAAGGTTGATTTTAGCAAGCTGGCGAACCAGGCAGTACCCCCAAAAGACCCTGCTGAAGAAAAGCGGGGTGACGCGAAAGCAGCACTTAGTACAGCCGCCTACACGATTGAAGAAGTGTATGCAACGCCGATCGAGCACCATCACCCACTGGAACCCCATGCCACCATTGCCGAATGGAATGGAGACCACGTGACACTTTATAATAGCTCTCAAATCGTAAACGGGGCGCAAAACGCAGCGGCAGCAACACTTAATCTTAAGCCGGAAAACGTCAGGATCGTCTCCCCCTATATCGGCGGTGGTTTTGGCTCCAAAGGCGGTCAGTGGGCCAATCTGGTACTGGCAGCTGTGGCGGCTAAAGCGGTGAACCGCCCCGTAAAACTGGCACTGACCCGCCAGCAAATGGTCAATTCGGTCGGGCTTCGGCAACGAAATTTTCAGAAAGTTAGTCTGGCGGCTACTAAAGACGGGAAACTGATCGCATTGGCCCATGAAATTACGACCCATTCGGCGATTCAAACTGAATTTGTAGAACCTTGTGGCGATTGCTCGAAGATCATGTACGATGTACCTAACGCACTGATTAGCTACCGGGTTGTGCCGATGCACATGATCCTGCCAACCTATACCCGTGGCCCAGGGAAATCGACGGGTAGCTTTGCCCTCGAATCGGCCATGGACGAGCTGGCCTACAAGCTAAAGATGGACCCCATTGAATTTCGGATAAAGAACGAGCCTACGCGTGATCCGTCCAATGGCAAACCCTGGTCTTCGCGGAAGACGGTTCAGTGTTTACAGGAAGGTGCCAAAGCGTTCGGCTGGGAAAAGCGTAAGCCAGAGCCCCGCCAGAATCAGCAGGGCAATTACCTGATCGGCTATGGCGTTGCCTGTGGCACCTATCCGGCCCATCAACGCCCAAGTTCGGCCCTGGTGAAGCTGAAGCGGGAAGGCAGCGACGTTCGGGCGACCATTGAACTCGCGGCTGCGGATCTTGGAACGGGCACCTACACCATTCTGGCCCAAACAGCAGCCGATGCACTAGGCATGCCCCTGTCCAAAATAAGCGTTAAAATTGGCGATTCGGATCTGCCTCCGGCTGCCGGTTCGGTGGGGTCGGTCGGTGCAACCAGTTACGCCAATTCGGTCAATGATGCCTGCCAAAAACTAATGGATGAACTGGTGGCAAAATCGGGAAAGCAGTATTTTGTCCGGCCAAGTGCTACCCAGTTAATGATTTCGGAAAATATTAGTGCTTATCAGACCCGAGTGGATTCCAAAGCGATGGAAGGCGCGGAAGCTTACTCTTCCCATAGCTTCAATGCGAATTTTGCCGAGGTCCGGGTGAATATGTCTACCGGTATGGTTCGGGTTTCCCGTTTCCTGGCCGTAACGGGAGCAGGCAAAATTCTGAACCCAAAAACTGCCCGTTCGCAAATCATCGGTGGTAACGTCTGGGGTATTGGCATGGCGCTGACAGAAGAATCAGTGATCGACCCGCGCTGGGGAAACTTTGTTACCCGCTCCTTTGCGGATTATCACGTTCCATCCAATCTGGATATTGGCAGCATGGAGGCCATTTTTATCCGGGAAGAAGATACCCTCGCCAATAAGTTAGGGGTAAAAGGAATTGGAGAAGTCGGTATTGTTGGCGTGGCGGCTGCCGTTGCCAACGCCGTTTTTAATGCCACCGGCAAACGCGTCCGTGAATTGCCCATAACCCCAGACAAACTGTTGTAA
- a CDS encoding Gfo/Idh/MocA family protein translates to MQEEQSINRRDFIAKTATAVAGFMIVPRFVLGGKRPDGSKYIAPSDVISLGFIGTGKQGRGLTSSFLSTNEARIVAISEVYKAKAQLTLDRIKAHYEKNTQLGAYSDIPVHTDFRELLARKDVDAVVIAAPDHWHAAMAVRAAEAGKDIYCEKPLALTVKEGRAMVNAARKYNRVFQTGSMQRSWPEFRQTAELVRNGYIGEVKSIKVNVGPPPTPYNLSAEPIPDGLDWSKWLGPNAPVPFNSELAPPTSKDVFPNWRNYKEFGGGMVTDWGAHMFDIVQWALDMDNSGPVEVIAPDGKEHPFLTYHYDNGIVMTHEKWDWSNAILFTGTEGELRVQRRKLETTPTSLATKVIGETEKHVYHSDNHYKDFLDAMRKRSKPICDVEIGHRTASVCTIGNIAYQLKRPLQWNPKKETFKNDAEANALLGRPMLNEWAIKI, encoded by the coding sequence ATGCAAGAGGAACAGTCAATTAATCGGCGGGATTTCATCGCAAAAACAGCTACGGCAGTGGCTGGTTTCATGATTGTCCCCCGTTTTGTTCTGGGCGGGAAACGACCCGACGGCTCAAAATACATAGCGCCCAGCGACGTCATTTCACTAGGTTTTATCGGCACAGGCAAGCAGGGACGAGGCCTGACATCGTCATTTCTCAGTACGAACGAAGCCCGGATCGTGGCCATTAGCGAGGTATATAAAGCCAAAGCTCAATTGACTCTTGATCGAATAAAAGCGCATTACGAAAAAAATACACAACTCGGCGCTTATTCCGATATTCCCGTTCATACTGATTTCCGGGAACTCCTGGCCCGCAAAGATGTTGACGCTGTTGTGATTGCCGCGCCCGATCATTGGCACGCGGCTATGGCCGTTCGTGCCGCCGAGGCCGGTAAAGATATTTACTGTGAAAAACCACTGGCACTCACCGTGAAAGAAGGACGGGCCATGGTAAATGCCGCCCGCAAATACAACCGTGTGTTTCAGACTGGAAGTATGCAGCGGTCGTGGCCTGAATTCCGGCAAACGGCCGAACTGGTTCGGAATGGTTATATCGGGGAGGTCAAGAGCATTAAAGTTAACGTTGGTCCACCTCCTACCCCTTACAATCTGTCCGCAGAGCCGATTCCTGATGGATTGGACTGGAGCAAATGGCTAGGTCCTAATGCGCCGGTGCCTTTTAATTCGGAACTAGCACCACCAACCTCCAAAGACGTATTTCCCAACTGGCGCAACTACAAAGAGTTTGGCGGTGGCATGGTAACCGACTGGGGTGCGCACATGTTCGATATTGTGCAATGGGCTCTGGATATGGACAACAGCGGTCCGGTCGAAGTCATTGCTCCCGACGGCAAAGAGCATCCTTTTCTGACGTATCACTACGATAATGGGATTGTGATGACCCATGAAAAATGGGATTGGAGCAATGCAATTCTCTTTACTGGAACAGAGGGTGAACTACGGGTGCAACGCCGGAAACTGGAAACGACACCGACCTCACTGGCCACGAAGGTTATTGGCGAGACCGAAAAACACGTGTATCATAGCGACAATCATTACAAAGACTTCTTGGACGCCATGCGGAAGCGCAGCAAGCCCATTTGTGATGTGGAAATAGGTCATCGCACGGCATCGGTCTGTACTATTGGCAATATTGCTTACCAGTTAAAACGGCCCCTGCAATGGAATCCGAAGAAGGAGACGTTTAAAAACGATGCAGAAGCCAATGCGTTACTCGGTCGTCCGATGCTCAATGAATGGGCGATCAAGATTTAA
- a CDS encoding DUF5991 domain-containing protein, whose translation MLKLVSISCLLLLGSLLVNFRQTDSWLGTWTGEHPEGVTYTIQVADQYRGMNLCELHAEGIQTFYRLECWATGTSSLLKVYYRSTKEGAFYAKDRVKINEPLLILKREKGKVIWQWQQVFDGKLVMRKKQSSKD comes from the coding sequence ATGCTTAAGTTAGTGTCTATTTCCTGTTTACTATTGCTTGGTTCACTACTGGTTAATTTCCGACAAACCGATAGCTGGCTTGGAACATGGACGGGTGAACACCCCGAAGGAGTTACCTACACTATTCAGGTAGCCGATCAATACCGGGGCATGAATCTTTGTGAGCTTCATGCCGAGGGAATTCAAACATTCTACCGATTGGAGTGCTGGGCAACAGGCACCTCCAGTTTATTAAAGGTATATTACCGATCCACCAAAGAAGGGGCTTTTTATGCCAAAGATCGAGTGAAGATTAACGAACCCTTACTCATCCTGAAACGAGAGAAGGGCAAGGTTATTTGGCAATGGCAGCAAGTGTTCGATGGAAAGCTGGTAATGCGTAAGAAACAGTCTTCAAAAGACTAA
- a CDS encoding NUDIX domain-containing protein, translated as MEKPSQLILPAVAAIIFDQQGRILLQKRRDVNQWGLLGGHVEFGETVEQAIYREISEETDAQVRIDRLIGVYSEPASQTYIYPNRIVQYVTTYFKGELLSELNEGFANEETQALRLFRVDALPDELARLHPFWLDDALATSTSAYMR; from the coding sequence GTGGAAAAGCCTTCGCAACTCATTTTGCCCGCTGTAGCCGCCATCATCTTTGATCAGCAGGGCAGAATTCTATTACAAAAAAGACGGGATGTCAATCAATGGGGATTACTGGGCGGTCATGTCGAGTTTGGCGAAACGGTTGAACAGGCGATCTACCGGGAGATCAGCGAGGAAACGGATGCTCAGGTTCGCATCGATCGGTTGATCGGCGTTTATTCAGAGCCCGCATCGCAGACCTATATTTACCCCAATCGCATTGTTCAGTATGTCACGACTTATTTTAAAGGAGAATTGCTCAGTGAACTTAACGAAGGGTTTGCCAATGAAGAAACGCAGGCATTACGGCTCTTTCGGGTAGATGCGCTTCCGGATGAATTAGCCAGGCTTCACCCGTTCTGGCTCGATGATGCATTGGCTACCAGCACCAGTGCATATATGCGTTAG
- a CDS encoding Crp/Fnr family transcriptional regulator produces the protein MDNPFVNTLTQFSSLSEDGQLALAKASVRLEHEKGHILIRQDSVSEYIYFIERGLTRTYYYKDGKDITDWLSAEGQFAGSIASFITRQPDRRIVQLLEPSVLWAISFSALEQLYRSYHEIERLGRLLVSHGLVLLQKRFDDLHFATALERYQQFMASTPALLQRVPLGMIASYLGVTQETLSRIRAQV, from the coding sequence ATGGATAATCCATTTGTCAACACCCTCACTCAATTCAGTTCCCTCTCCGAAGATGGCCAGCTAGCACTGGCTAAAGCATCTGTTCGCCTGGAGCATGAAAAGGGGCATATTCTGATTCGACAGGATTCGGTTAGTGAATACATCTATTTCATTGAGCGTGGCCTGACCAGAACGTACTATTACAAAGACGGCAAAGACATTACCGACTGGCTAAGTGCAGAGGGTCAGTTTGCGGGCTCTATAGCTAGTTTTATCACCCGTCAACCCGACCGGCGCATTGTTCAGTTGCTGGAGCCGTCCGTCTTATGGGCCATTTCCTTTTCGGCCCTCGAGCAGTTGTACCGAAGCTACCACGAAATAGAGCGACTGGGTCGACTGCTGGTCAGTCATGGGCTGGTGCTGCTGCAGAAACGATTTGATGATTTACATTTCGCTACGGCTTTAGAACGTTATCAGCAGTTTATGGCCAGTACACCGGCACTACTTCAACGTGTTCCCTTAGGCATGATCGCTTCCTATCTTGGCGTAACTCAGGAAACACTTAGCCGGATTCGGGCTCAGGTCTAG
- a CDS encoding DoxX family protein — MNTILWISQCFLAVVFTYSGWMKSTKSEDHLVAIGQTGVEHLPIRLIRFIGLAELAGVIGLLVPGLISIQVLLTPIAAFGLGLIMIPAAGIHYRRHELKAVWFTIGIFLLCLFVAWKRL; from the coding sequence ATGAACACTATTCTTTGGATTAGCCAGTGTTTTCTGGCAGTCGTATTTACGTATTCAGGCTGGATGAAATCGACCAAATCGGAGGATCATCTGGTGGCGATCGGGCAGACTGGGGTTGAGCATTTGCCGATTCGGTTGATTCGGTTTATCGGCCTGGCTGAATTGGCGGGTGTGATTGGTTTACTCGTACCCGGACTGATCTCTATTCAGGTCCTACTAACACCCATAGCAGCCTTCGGGTTAGGACTCATTATGATTCCAGCCGCTGGAATTCATTACCGGCGTCATGAACTCAAAGCCGTTTGGTTTACTATTGGCATTTTTCTGCTCTGTTTATTTGTTGCCTGGAAGCGGCTCTGA
- a CDS encoding ABC transporter permease: protein MNRSTDPQPPRPVGPRWATRLLRWFCAPHLVEEMEGDLDELFQERVQQIGLKKARLRYIRDVVSLIRPFVIKRKPSTGLVGLHQQAKITVYPQRFGEYPHPSTLDPIMIRNYLKVAWRNLIRAKGYASINIAGLAVGMAASSLIFLWIQSELNYDRFYSKTDRLFQVYNRDKFSGIVQVWGTTPKPLAPALKQDYPDIEDVSRFRSATFLLTATDKKLNTDGAFVDPAFLNLFDFPFISGNRQTSLSGSNGIVITKSLSEKLFGTTDALGKVVQLDHKDSFSVTGVLDDLPDNTQFSGIAYLLPWAKFVTPGWDSDEWSSNNNYTYVLLRDKVSPDAVNEKIKRVTAGHLKGVIDDVSNRQIFLHPASKWHLYSKQENGYLTEGKIVTVRLFGIIAGFILLIAAVNFVNLSTARSEKRAKEVGVRKVAGAQKSALIFQFMSESVMLALLSGIGALLLIVLCIPLFNDLTDKRLSLDMGSVDFWLMAVAFVLFTGLLAGSYPAFFLANFQPVKVIKGTYQSVNAIFSPRKGLVIAQFTFAIVLIIATLVIQHQLNYAQNRESGYNRDNLLFSYLSGDLPKHYGSLQQELLQSGAAISVSKSLGPITTINSRQWGLSWPGSTKADKDIEFDRFGADEDFLKTTGTKLLAGREIDIRKYSTDSSAVLLNETAVKTMHLKNPVGTSIHFDDRNWQVVGVVKDFIFASPYESINPVIVNGPKGSVDLAWTSIRLNPANTTAKNLELVETVFKKYNPGYPFDYSFADESYKAKFADEQRTGLLTGLFTGLTIFISCLGLFGLAAYTAQQRTKEIGVRKVLGATVPNIVRLLTKDFIQLMGIAFVIGAPIGWYAMEKWLQDYSYRITIGAGVFIVTLVSSLLLVILTVSFQAIKAAVMNPVKSLRSE from the coding sequence ATGAATAGGTCAACTGACCCGCAGCCACCCCGACCCGTCGGACCGCGTTGGGCTACCCGTCTTTTGCGGTGGTTCTGCGCTCCTCATCTGGTCGAGGAGATGGAAGGTGATCTGGACGAGCTGTTTCAGGAGCGAGTCCAACAAATTGGCCTGAAAAAAGCGCGGCTTCGCTACATCCGGGACGTAGTGAGTTTAATCAGGCCCTTCGTGATCAAACGTAAACCCAGTACCGGGCTGGTCGGGCTACACCAACAGGCTAAAATAACCGTGTATCCTCAACGATTTGGCGAATACCCTCATCCCTCAACTTTAGATCCTATTATGATTCGCAATTATTTAAAAGTCGCCTGGCGCAATCTGATCAGGGCAAAAGGCTATGCATCCATCAATATTGCCGGATTGGCTGTTGGCATGGCGGCCTCTTCGCTCATTTTCCTCTGGATTCAAAGTGAACTCAACTACGACCGCTTTTACAGCAAAACGGACCGGCTTTTTCAGGTTTATAATCGGGATAAATTTAGCGGAATCGTGCAGGTTTGGGGGACTACACCAAAGCCTCTGGCACCGGCACTTAAGCAGGATTATCCCGACATTGAGGACGTTTCCAGATTCCGGTCTGCCACGTTTCTCCTGACGGCAACTGACAAAAAGCTGAATACCGACGGTGCTTTCGTTGACCCTGCGTTCCTGAACTTATTTGATTTTCCATTCATTTCGGGCAACCGCCAAACGTCTCTTTCGGGTAGCAACGGAATCGTCATCACAAAATCCCTATCGGAAAAATTATTTGGAACTACCGATGCGCTGGGTAAAGTAGTTCAGCTTGATCATAAGGATAGTTTTTCTGTGACCGGGGTTTTGGATGATTTGCCGGACAATACTCAATTTAGCGGTATAGCCTATCTGTTACCCTGGGCCAAATTTGTGACACCTGGCTGGGACTCTGACGAATGGAGCTCGAATAATAATTATACCTATGTGCTTTTGAGAGACAAGGTTAGTCCAGATGCTGTCAATGAGAAGATCAAACGCGTTACAGCGGGACACCTCAAAGGAGTAATCGATGATGTATCGAACAGGCAGATTTTCCTACATCCGGCCAGTAAATGGCACCTGTATTCAAAACAGGAAAATGGCTACCTGACTGAAGGAAAGATTGTTACTGTACGTCTGTTCGGCATTATTGCAGGCTTTATCCTGCTGATTGCTGCGGTCAATTTTGTTAATTTAAGTACCGCCAGAAGCGAAAAAAGAGCCAAAGAAGTGGGCGTCAGAAAAGTGGCCGGTGCGCAGAAATCAGCGCTGATTTTTCAGTTTATGAGCGAGTCGGTAATGCTTGCCCTGCTGTCAGGAATAGGGGCGCTGCTCTTGATCGTATTGTGTATTCCTCTGTTCAATGACTTAACTGACAAGCGGTTATCCCTGGATATGGGGTCTGTAGATTTCTGGCTGATGGCCGTGGCTTTTGTTTTGTTTACAGGGTTGCTGGCAGGAAGTTATCCTGCTTTTTTCCTCGCTAACTTTCAACCAGTCAAGGTTATTAAAGGAACTTATCAGTCCGTAAATGCCATATTTTCGCCAAGAAAAGGATTGGTAATCGCGCAATTTACGTTTGCTATTGTGCTGATAATCGCCACGTTGGTAATTCAACATCAACTGAATTACGCCCAAAATCGGGAAAGCGGTTATAACCGCGATAACCTCCTGTTTTCTTACCTATCAGGTGACCTGCCAAAGCACTATGGCTCGTTACAACAGGAATTACTCCAAAGCGGAGCCGCGATTTCCGTGAGCAAATCACTTGGCCCGATTACGACGATCAACTCCCGCCAATGGGGTCTTTCATGGCCCGGCAGCACAAAAGCAGATAAAGACATCGAGTTTGATCGATTTGGAGCCGATGAAGATTTTCTGAAAACGACAGGCACGAAATTACTGGCAGGCAGGGAGATTGATATCCGGAAATACAGTACAGATTCATCGGCGGTTTTGTTAAATGAAACTGCTGTAAAAACGATGCATTTGAAAAACCCTGTTGGAACGAGTATTCATTTCGATGACCGGAATTGGCAGGTGGTTGGTGTTGTGAAAGATTTCATCTTTGCCTCTCCTTATGAGTCGATTAATCCGGTCATTGTCAATGGGCCAAAAGGTTCAGTCGACCTGGCATGGACAAGCATCCGGTTAAATCCAGCGAACACTACAGCCAAAAACCTGGAACTTGTCGAAACGGTCTTTAAAAAATATAATCCGGGCTATCCGTTCGACTATTCATTTGCCGATGAGTCGTATAAAGCCAAATTTGCCGACGAACAACGCACCGGTTTATTGACCGGCCTGTTTACTGGATTGACCATATTCATTTCCTGTCTGGGACTTTTCGGATTGGCGGCTTACACTGCCCAGCAACGGACTAAAGAAATCGGCGTACGGAAAGTGTTAGGAGCAACGGTCCCCAATATTGTTCGCCTGTTAACCAAAGATTTTATTCAGTTAATGGGTATTGCTTTTGTCATTGGGGCACCGATTGGCTGGTATGCTATGGAAAAATGGTTGCAGGATTATTCCTATCGCATAACTATTGGCGCAGGCGTATTTATCGTAACTTTAGTGTCATCGCTTTTGCTCGTTATACTGACCGTTAGTTTCCAGGCGATCAAAGCAGCCGTAATGAACCCTGTCAAAAGCCTGCGGAGTGAATAA
- a CDS encoding GIY-YIG nuclease family protein — protein MYQDDYGREWEGPFPFSLSMISAHAPRATGVYQLIFPNGSGFEVAYIGIATGGNSIYNRLTAHCTGTGNWALARLSDPDSFLFVCYRCDDLTAKQIESHVITLKKPPFNVKPEYKHFIPSISIH, from the coding sequence ATGTATCAGGACGATTACGGTCGTGAATGGGAAGGGCCCTTTCCTTTTTCACTAAGCATGATCAGTGCGCATGCTCCCAGAGCAACTGGTGTTTATCAGCTTATTTTCCCGAATGGGAGTGGTTTTGAGGTGGCTTATATTGGCATTGCCACTGGCGGAAATTCCATTTACAATCGACTTACAGCGCACTGTACCGGTACTGGGAATTGGGCTCTGGCACGACTTAGTGATCCGGACTCTTTCCTGTTTGTCTGCTATCGGTGTGACGATCTGACCGCCAAACAGATAGAATCTCATGTTATAACCCTGAAAAAACCACCCTTTAATGTAAAGCCAGAGTACAAGCATTTCATTCCAAGCATCTCGATTCATTAA
- a CDS encoding SDR family oxidoreductase, which produces MNSLVNKVAVITGSARGLGKAIAERYAALGASIVINYSRDKASADEVVSNIQAMGAKVMAIQADVSKVAEIERLFTEARQAFGKIDIVVANAGIELVETAVTDFTEEQFDRVFAINTKGSYFTMQQAARTIEDNGRIIYIASSTTSFPVPGMAVYGGSKTTPRYLVDILSKEIGHRGVTVNSIIPFAVDHSGIFTDPASYPELRKQLLDSCPMGRLADVDDVANAAEFFASDLSSFVNGQHLLVNGGATN; this is translated from the coding sequence ATGAATAGTCTAGTCAATAAAGTTGCCGTAATTACCGGATCTGCCAGAGGATTAGGAAAAGCAATTGCCGAACGGTATGCCGCCCTGGGTGCGTCTATTGTGATCAATTATTCTCGCGATAAGGCTTCGGCCGATGAAGTTGTGAGCAACATTCAGGCAATGGGGGCCAAAGTAATGGCCATCCAGGCCGACGTCAGCAAGGTGGCTGAGATCGAACGTCTGTTTACGGAAGCCAGACAGGCATTTGGTAAAATAGATATCGTTGTGGCTAACGCGGGCATTGAACTGGTGGAAACTGCCGTTACGGATTTTACCGAGGAGCAGTTCGACCGGGTTTTCGCCATTAATACCAAAGGTTCGTACTTTACCATGCAGCAGGCTGCCCGAACAATTGAAGACAATGGCCGGATCATTTACATTGCTTCCAGTACCACATCGTTCCCGGTTCCGGGCATGGCAGTGTATGGGGGCAGCAAAACGACACCAAGATACCTGGTCGATATTCTATCGAAGGAAATAGGCCATCGTGGCGTTACGGTAAACTCGATTATTCCGTTTGCCGTTGATCATTCCGGCATCTTTACCGACCCGGCCAGCTATCCTGAGCTACGAAAACAATTGCTTGATAGCTGCCCAATGGGTCGATTGGCCGACGTAGACGATGTGGCTAACGCTGCTGAGTTTTTTGCCAGCGACCTGTCTTCCTTTGTAAATGGGCAGCACTTATTAGTGAATGGTGGGGCAACCAATTAA
- a CDS encoding SDR family oxidoreductase, with protein MKTLEQKVVLVTGASRGIGAAIALTLADAGAKVVVNYAGGKEAAEQVVADIIQQGGDAIALQADVSKTTDVKNLFDAAIAHYGRLDVLVNNAGIMINKLIKDTTDEDFARQFDINVKGTFNTMREAATRLADKGSIINFSTSVNRIMLPTYGTYVATKAAVEQLTRVFSKEVGSRGINVNSVSPGPTNTELFTNGKSEETINRLASLSPFNRLGEPDDIAKIVVFLASDDAKWVNAQNLGINGGMA; from the coding sequence ATGAAAACGCTCGAACAAAAAGTAGTACTCGTAACCGGCGCATCAAGAGGAATCGGTGCCGCTATTGCCCTGACACTGGCTGATGCCGGGGCAAAAGTAGTTGTCAACTATGCCGGTGGTAAGGAGGCTGCCGAACAGGTAGTTGCCGATATCATTCAGCAGGGGGGAGACGCCATTGCGCTCCAGGCCGACGTCAGCAAGACGACGGATGTTAAAAATCTCTTCGATGCGGCTATTGCCCATTATGGCCGACTTGACGTGCTGGTCAATAATGCCGGTATCATGATCAACAAACTCATTAAGGATACGACTGATGAGGATTTTGCCCGCCAGTTCGACATCAATGTCAAAGGCACGTTCAATACCATGCGGGAAGCCGCAACCCGCCTGGCCGATAAGGGTAGTATTATTAATTTTTCTACGTCCGTAAACCGGATTATGCTGCCCACCTACGGAACCTATGTCGCAACCAAAGCAGCCGTTGAGCAGCTAACCCGTGTTTTTTCGAAAGAAGTCGGCAGTCGGGGTATCAATGTTAATTCGGTTTCGCCCGGTCCCACCAACACCGAATTGTTTACCAATGGAAAGTCGGAGGAAACGATCAACCGGCTGGCTTCTCTATCGCCCTTCAATCGTCTGGGCGAACCGGATGATATCGCCAAAATTGTGGTGTTCCTGGCCAGCGATGACGCTAAATGGGTAAATGCCCAGAATCTTGGTATCAATGGCGGTATGGCTTAA
- a CDS encoding helix-turn-helix domain-containing protein, producing MEKNIVIFKNLHETYQTMDLPVSGIETNAEFTINNLKALHPQLPFKSIGFRPDYFSFLFVKNAKGQYTTDDVTFATEPGTIYFTNPGHFKSFEWYEIDEVYLITFSESFLRENVHPDIFREFPFLLAETVYPKVLKQADFAEFETLYRQIEKEYHAGSPYKNRIIGNFFVVLLLKIKEYFWNDYNPIYEGNRSSQIVKTFKRNLENHFRELVTGKVHQPLRVQDYADKQSLHVNYLSNVITSKTGKSVSTWIAEKTIAEARTLLQNASMSIKEVSNLLGFSEATHFSNYFKKHTAMSPADYRKQLLKS from the coding sequence ATGGAAAAGAATATTGTCATTTTTAAAAACCTTCATGAGACGTATCAAACGATGGATTTGCCGGTTTCAGGTATTGAAACCAATGCCGAGTTCACGATAAATAATTTAAAAGCCCTTCATCCCCAACTTCCATTCAAATCGATCGGTTTCCGACCTGATTATTTCTCATTTTTATTCGTCAAGAATGCCAAAGGGCAGTACACAACAGACGATGTAACATTTGCAACCGAGCCCGGAACCATCTACTTCACCAATCCCGGCCATTTTAAATCGTTTGAGTGGTATGAGATCGACGAGGTGTACCTGATCACTTTTTCTGAGTCTTTTCTTCGGGAGAATGTTCACCCTGACATTTTCAGGGAATTCCCGTTCTTGCTTGCCGAAACAGTCTATCCTAAGGTGTTGAAACAAGCCGATTTTGCGGAATTTGAAACACTGTATCGCCAAATTGAGAAAGAGTATCATGCCGGTTCACCCTACAAAAACAGGATCATCGGTAATTTCTTCGTCGTGCTGCTCCTGAAAATCAAAGAGTATTTCTGGAACGACTATAACCCGATTTATGAAGGAAACCGGAGTTCCCAGATTGTCAAAACCTTTAAGCGCAACCTCGAAAACCATTTTCGTGAGCTCGTGACGGGTAAAGTGCATCAACCCCTGCGCGTTCAGGACTACGCAGATAAACAATCGCTGCATGTGAACTACCTCTCTAATGTAATTACCAGCAAAACGGGGAAATCAGTCAGTACCTGGATAGCCGAAAAAACCATTGCAGAAGCCAGAACACTGCTCCAGAACGCGTCGATGTCGATTAAGGAAGTATCTAATCTGCTGGGCTTTTCAGAAGCTACTCATTTCAGCAATTACTTCAAAAAACACACGGCCATGAGCCCGGCTGACTACCGAAAACAACTCCTCAAAAGCTAA